From Plodia interpunctella isolate USDA-ARS_2022_Savannah chromosome 18, ilPloInte3.2, whole genome shotgun sequence, a single genomic window includes:
- the Rtca gene encoding RNA 3'-terminal phosphate cyclase encodes MTDIMDIDGSVLEGGGQILRIAISLSALLRRPVRVSHIRAGRKKPGLAAQHLNGIKLVGEMCQAKMKGVSIGSTQIEFWPGKIIGGQYMANTKTAGSTSLLLQVALPVALMADGPVTLDLIGGTNADMAPQIDYMDRIFKPLLHKFGADLQLTIHKRGYFPRGGGHVTAEISPVKQLQAVAMTEPGSLQRVSGAAFVAGVLPIKLAHMMGDGARRVLSDETSVVDINCYKEHPSVAPDNCSGIILTLHLSSGCVIGGDALGNPKLDPFECGRRLADQLLALHKKQVCVDDHAQDQMILYMALAGGRSAVRSGEVTLHTKTAIHVAEHIAKVKFDVQDCGDYAIIECNGLGFVNKHLPS; translated from the exons ATGACAGATATTATGGATATTGATGGCAGTGTATTAGAAGGA GGTGGGCAAATTCTTCGTATAGCAATATCTTTGAGCGCTCTTCTGCGGCGACCTGTCCGGGTGTCTCATATAAGAGCTGGGCGGAAAAAACCCGGGTTGGCGGCACAGCATTTGAATG GTATCAAATTAGTTGGTGAAATGTGCCAAGCTAAAATGAAAGGAGTGTCCATTGGTTCCACACAAATAGAGTTCTGGCCAGGGAAGATCATTGGAGGGCAATATATGGCCAACACTAAGACAGCTGG TTCAACAAGCCTGCTTCTTCAAGTGGCTCTCCCAGTAGCGCTGATGGCGGATGGACCGGTCACACTGGATTTGATTGGTGGCACCAACGCCGATATGGCTCCGCAGATTGACTACATGGACAGAATCTTCAAACCTCTGTTACACAAATTCGGAGCAGATCTGCAGTTGACCATACATAAGAGGGG GTACTTCCCCCGCGGCGGGGGCCACGTGACCGCCGAGATATCGCCCGTGAAGCAGCTACAGGCGGTCGCCATGACTGAGCCGGGGTCGCTGCAAAGGGTCTCGGGGGCAGCTTTTGTCGCCGGCGTGCTGCCCATTAAG TTGGCACACATGATGGGAGATGGCGCCAGGCGGGTGTTGTCTGATGAAACGTCAGTTGTCGACATCAACTGTTACAAGGAGCATCCCAGCGTCGCGCCCGATAACTGTAGTGGCATCAT TCTAACTTTACATCTGTCATCGGGCTGCGTGATAGGCGGCGACGCTCTAGGCAATCCTAAACTAGACCCGTTTGAATGCGGCCGACGTCTGGCCGACCAGCTGTTGGCGCTGCACAAGAAACAAGTCTGCGTGGATGACCACGCGCAGGACCAGATGATTCTGTACATGGCGCTCGCGGGGGGGAGGTCGGCGGTGAGGAGCGGGGAGGTGACGTTACATACGAAAACTGCGATACATGTGGCTGAACATATTGCTAAG gtaaaaTTCGACGTGCAGGACTGCGGCGACTATGCCATCATAGAATGCAACGGATTAGGTTTCGTCAACAAACACTTGCCCAGTTAA
- the Spp gene encoding minor histocompatibility antigen H13 encodes MAESVTEIPINLEESVKETLKNVTDKPPSSIEGIAIAYLSLVIMAILPIFFGSFRSVKYLKEQKESGQATETMSNKDALMFPLIASCALFALYIFFQFFSKEYINLLLTGYFFFLGVLALSHLLSPIISFMVPASVPNVPYHIHFTRGERDSKTDIVNYKFTSYDVICLLISLCLGGWYLFKKHWIANNLFGIAFAINGVELLHLNNVVTGCILLCGLFLYDIFWVFGTNVMVTVAKSFEAPIKLVFPQDLLINGLNASNFAMLGLGDIVVPGIFIALLLRFDKSLKRGSEFYFRATFSAYILGLLATILVMHVFKHAQPALLYLVPACLATPLSLALIRGDINALFNYEDQPTVPEANTSKSKKTE; translated from the exons ATGGCAGAATCAGTCACAGAAATTCCTATAAATCTCGAAGAGAGTGTGaaagaaactttaaaaaatgtcacGGATAAACCTCCAAGCAGTATCGAGGGCATCGCAATAGCATACTTGAGTTTAGTTATTATGGCCATATTACCGATATTTTTTGGGTCTTTTAGATCAGTGAAGTATCTCAAGGAGCAAAAG gAGTCAGGCCAAGCCACCGAGACAATGTCCAACAAGGATGCACTAATGTTCCCTCTCATCGCGTCGTGCGCGCTGTTTGCACTCTACATCTTCTTCCAGTTCTTCTCCAAGGAGTACATAAACCTCCTCCTCACTGGTTACTTCTTCTTCCTTGGGGTGTTGGCGCTCAGTCATCTGCTTAG CCCAATAATCTCGTTCATGGTGCCAGCATCGGTCCCCAATGTGCCGTACCACATCCACTTCACGCGCGGCGAGCGGGACTCCAAGACTGACATCGTCAACTACAAGTTCACCTCCTATGACGTCATCTGCTTGTTGATCTCCCTCTGCTTAGGGGGGTGGTACCTCTTTAAAAAG CACTGGATCGCCAACAACCTGTTCGGCATCGCGTTCGCCATCAACGGCGTGGAGCTGCTGCATCTGAACAACGTGGTGACCGGCTGCATCCTGCTCTGCGGGCTCTTCCTGTACGACATCTTCTGGGTGTTCGGCACCAATGTCATGGTCACCGTCGCCAAGTCCTTCGAGGCGCCCATCAAAC TGGTATTCCCCCAAGACCTCCTCATCAACGGACTGAACGCGAGCAACTTCGCGATGCTGGGGCTCGGCGACATCGTCGTCCCCGGCATATTCATAGCGCTCCTGCTCCGCTTCGACAAGTCGCTCAAGCGCGGCTCCGAGTTCTACTTCCGCGCGACATTCTCCGCGTACATCCTGGGGCTGCTGGCCACCATCCTGGTGATGCACGTGTTCAAGCACGCGCAGCCCGCGCTGCTGTACCTCGTGCCCGCGTGTCTGGCCACTCCGCTCAGTCTCGCGTTGATCAGGGGCGATATTAACGCGCTGTTCAA CTATGAAGACCAGCCAACGGTCCCGGAGGCCAACACAAGCAAGTCAAAGAAGACTGAGTAG